A genome region from Archaeoglobus fulgidus DSM 4304 includes the following:
- a CDS encoding glycosyltransferase, translated as MKICVFHDYFGAIGGGEKVALTISKLFNADVITTDVDAVPEEFRNKVISLGETIKLPPLKQIDASLKFYFSDFPDYDFYILSGNWVMFASKRHIPNLLYCYTPPRAFYDLYGDYLKKRNILTKPAFILWVKFHRKWAERMLKHIDKVVCISQNIKSRCKNFWGIDAEVIYPPVETSKFKFKCYGDFWLSVNRIYPEKRIELQLEVFKKLQDEKLYIVGWFSKGDHAERYARKIMKIAPDNVKFLGSVSEEELIDLYSRCKGLLCTAKDEDFGLTPIEAMASGKPVIAVNEGGFKETVINEKTGYLVNADVNEIIDAMKKVSKNPDKFKKDCFRRAKEFDISIFKNKIKDAIRIVKKNFKNNTC; from the coding sequence GTGAAAATTTGCGTTTTTCACGACTACTTCGGAGCAATTGGAGGTGGGGAGAAGGTTGCGCTGACAATCTCGAAGCTCTTCAACGCAGACGTAATCACAACCGACGTCGATGCAGTTCCAGAGGAGTTCAGGAACAAAGTTATCAGCTTGGGTGAGACGATAAAGCTGCCACCTTTAAAGCAGATAGACGCTTCCCTTAAGTTCTACTTTTCTGACTTTCCAGATTACGACTTCTACATACTTTCTGGAAACTGGGTAATGTTCGCCTCGAAGAGGCACATTCCTAATCTCTTATACTGTTACACTCCTCCAAGAGCTTTTTACGATCTCTACGGAGATTACCTAAAAAAGAGAAATATTTTGACGAAGCCCGCTTTTATATTATGGGTAAAGTTTCACAGGAAATGGGCTGAGAGGATGCTAAAACACATAGATAAAGTCGTTTGCATCTCGCAAAACATAAAAAGCAGATGCAAAAATTTTTGGGGAATCGATGCCGAAGTCATCTATCCGCCTGTGGAAACTTCGAAGTTTAAGTTCAAGTGCTACGGAGACTTTTGGCTTTCTGTAAACAGAATTTATCCAGAAAAAAGGATAGAATTGCAGCTTGAAGTTTTTAAAAAGTTGCAAGATGAGAAGCTTTACATCGTTGGCTGGTTCTCAAAGGGGGATCATGCGGAGAGGTACGCGAGAAAGATTATGAAAATAGCTCCAGACAACGTTAAGTTTTTGGGAAGTGTCAGTGAAGAAGAGTTGATCGATCTATATTCTCGATGCAAGGGTTTGCTATGCACAGCTAAGGATGAGGATTTTGGACTTACACCTATTGAGGCAATGGCTTCTGGAAAGCCTGTAATCGCCGTAAACGAGGGTGGTTTTAAGGAGACTGTTATAAACGAAAAAACAGGATATCTCGTCAATGCAGATGTTAATGAGATAATTGATGCAATGAAAAAAGTTTCGAAAAATCCTGATAAATTTAAGAAAGACTGTTTTAGAAGGGCAAAGGAGTTTGACATTAGTATATTTAAAAACAAGATAAAAGATGCGATAAGAATCGTAAAGAAAAATTTTAAAAACAACACATGCTAA
- a CDS encoding glycosyltransferase produces the protein MKILIDLQPAQGESRFRGIGRYSLKIAEEIVKIKGDEVYILLNDAFPREAVKIKYSLGLPEGNYLVFSPLKTIAFINSPEKWRVEVSELIRDLAIARVEPDVVFVPSVFEGFVDNIPISIKKFRNVNTAVVLYDLIPLIYPHFYLADKKMKHWYYYRLNQFRAADAFVAISESSKREGIEYLNLKEGDFCVAYPAPSESFRVLDEPDERVLENYGISKRYLLYVPGGYDFRKNVEALILAFGKLPKEIKDKLQLVIASKIDEYNERRLKELARKVGANVVLAGYIRDEDLSTLYNLCELFVHPSLHEGFGLPVVEAMACGAPVIGSDSSSIAEIIKRSDALFNPKDINSISSKILEVLENDEFREELRRYGLKRAKDFSWRESAKNILKFFKEKFGYGKSVAYLFRKPRMAYLSPLPPAQSGISYYSSELLPELSKYYEVELIVNQNDVSDEYVRANFPIRTVEYFTKNFRKYERVLYHMGNSEFHAHMWELLESYPGVVVLHDFFLSNFLWWASQGRREVLERELFFSHGFKGLIDLKESLEKAVWEYPINLRILQNAIGIIVHSEHSIELAKEFYETEKEKFSIIPQMRKVEKIRDKKVAKKEFGYEDETFLICSFGIIVNTKMTELIVDAFLSSSLPEKGCVLVLVGKTFDDEYGIRVLAKAKNSGGKVKVTGWVDEETWKKYLEACDLAVQLRTLSRGEVSRAILDCLAFGIPTIANAHGFIKYLPNEVVYKLSENPSKEELREALERLHEDSSLRDRISKNARKYVEENLNPREIAKRFYEAIEKFYSRVNDSEIIEKISQIEIPRNERFFDEISKHLEKTFPASPKQRKILVDVSEIVKVDRHTGIQRVVKSLINELLSIAPKKIRVEPVYFDENIGIYRYARKWAGKILNLDYEFLDDELVDFRKGDILLLLDFYTYQNPHKKGIYWELKASGVKIVSVVYDILPLKRPKWFIDGMNEWFREYIETLAEISDKIICISESTANDLSEYLKKENLLRSNLKITSIHLGAEIEKFGTRGLPDNWGDLVKLLQSKPSFLMVGTIEPRKGHRQTLSAFEILWRDGYDVNLVIVGKEGWLTQDVIERIKNHPELNRRLFWINNASDEFLDKIYRACTALIMASEDEGFGLPIVEAAYRGLSIIARDIKVFREIARDGAYYFSGLRPEDLADAIKSWMELYRKGEHPKPEKVEVLSWREVAKKYLKEILEDS, from the coding sequence ATGAAGATACTTATAGACCTTCAACCTGCTCAAGGTGAAAGCAGATTTCGCGGAATAGGGAGGTATTCGCTAAAAATTGCGGAAGAGATTGTTAAAATAAAGGGAGACGAAGTTTACATACTGCTTAACGACGCCTTTCCGAGAGAAGCTGTGAAGATTAAATACAGTCTGGGCTTGCCTGAAGGAAACTACCTTGTATTTTCTCCACTAAAAACAATTGCTTTTATCAATTCTCCAGAAAAATGGAGAGTCGAAGTATCCGAGCTTATTCGGGATCTGGCGATCGCAAGAGTTGAGCCAGATGTTGTTTTCGTTCCAAGCGTTTTTGAAGGCTTCGTCGACAATATACCGATTTCAATAAAAAAGTTTAGGAACGTGAATACAGCCGTGGTTCTCTACGACTTAATTCCCCTCATTTACCCCCATTTTTATCTCGCAGATAAAAAAATGAAGCATTGGTATTACTATAGGCTGAATCAGTTTAGAGCAGCTGATGCTTTCGTTGCAATTTCAGAGAGCTCAAAGAGGGAGGGGATAGAATATCTGAACCTGAAAGAGGGAGACTTCTGCGTCGCTTATCCAGCACCGAGTGAGTCTTTTAGAGTTTTGGATGAACCCGATGAGCGTGTTCTTGAAAATTACGGCATCTCTAAAAGGTATTTGCTTTATGTGCCCGGTGGCTATGATTTCAGAAAAAACGTCGAAGCTTTGATATTGGCTTTCGGAAAGTTGCCGAAAGAAATTAAGGACAAATTACAGCTCGTGATAGCGAGTAAAATTGACGAATACAACGAGAGAAGGCTAAAAGAATTGGCGAGAAAAGTAGGAGCAAACGTCGTTTTGGCAGGTTATATTAGAGATGAAGACTTAAGCACCTTATACAATCTGTGCGAACTTTTTGTGCACCCCTCTCTACACGAGGGATTCGGATTGCCGGTTGTCGAAGCGATGGCTTGTGGGGCACCAGTTATAGGTTCAGACTCCTCAAGCATCGCAGAGATAATAAAAAGAAGTGATGCTTTATTTAATCCGAAAGACATTAATTCGATATCAAGTAAGATCTTGGAAGTTTTGGAGAACGATGAGTTTAGGGAGGAGCTGAGGAGATACGGGCTGAAGAGAGCGAAGGACTTTTCGTGGAGAGAAAGTGCGAAAAACATATTAAAATTCTTTAAAGAAAAATTCGGATACGGTAAATCTGTCGCTTATTTATTCAGAAAACCAAGAATGGCTTATCTATCCCCGCTTCCCCCAGCTCAGAGCGGAATAAGCTATTACAGCTCCGAACTTTTGCCAGAGCTCTCCAAATACTACGAAGTAGAGCTAATCGTAAACCAGAATGATGTCTCCGATGAGTATGTAAGAGCCAATTTTCCGATTAGGACGGTAGAATACTTCACCAAGAACTTCAGGAAATACGAGAGGGTTCTGTACCATATGGGCAATTCCGAGTTTCATGCCCATATGTGGGAGCTTCTCGAATCATATCCTGGAGTAGTAGTCCTGCACGACTTCTTTTTAAGTAACTTTCTCTGGTGGGCTAGCCAAGGGAGGCGAGAGGTTTTAGAGAGAGAACTTTTCTTCTCACACGGCTTCAAGGGGCTGATCGATTTAAAGGAGAGTTTGGAAAAGGCTGTGTGGGAATATCCAATAAACCTCAGAATTCTGCAGAATGCTATCGGAATCATAGTCCATTCGGAACACAGCATAGAGTTAGCAAAAGAATTTTATGAGACTGAGAAGGAAAAATTCAGCATAATTCCCCAGATGAGAAAGGTCGAAAAGATAAGAGATAAAAAGGTTGCAAAAAAAGAGTTCGGATACGAGGACGAGACATTTTTGATATGCAGTTTTGGGATAATAGTCAATACCAAAATGACAGAGCTAATTGTCGATGCTTTCTTGTCTTCTTCCTTGCCAGAGAAGGGCTGCGTTTTGGTCTTGGTTGGAAAGACTTTCGATGATGAATACGGAATTAGAGTCCTCGCGAAGGCGAAAAATAGCGGTGGAAAGGTCAAGGTTACTGGATGGGTTGACGAAGAAACCTGGAAGAAATACCTAGAAGCTTGCGATTTAGCCGTTCAGCTCAGAACACTTTCGAGAGGTGAAGTATCGAGAGCGATTCTGGACTGCCTCGCATTCGGAATTCCGACAATAGCGAATGCTCACGGTTTTATCAAATATCTTCCAAACGAAGTAGTTTATAAGTTATCTGAGAATCCTTCCAAAGAAGAGTTAAGGGAAGCATTAGAGAGACTCCACGAAGATTCCTCGCTAAGGGATAGAATCTCAAAGAATGCACGGAAATACGTTGAAGAGAACTTAAATCCGAGAGAGATAGCTAAAAGATTCTATGAGGCGATTGAAAAGTTCTACAGCAGGGTGAACGATTCAGAAATCATTGAAAAGATCTCACAGATAGAGATACCCCGAAATGAGAGGTTCTTTGATGAGATCTCAAAACATCTCGAGAAGACTTTTCCAGCATCGCCAAAACAAAGGAAAATTCTTGTCGACGTGAGCGAGATCGTTAAAGTAGATCGCCACACGGGTATTCAGAGAGTGGTAAAGTCGCTAATCAACGAGCTGTTGTCTATTGCGCCCAAAAAGATTAGGGTGGAACCAGTTTACTTCGATGAAAATATTGGTATTTACCGATACGCGAGAAAGTGGGCTGGCAAAATTCTAAACCTTGATTACGAGTTTCTTGACGATGAGCTCGTTGACTTCAGAAAAGGAGACATTCTGTTATTGCTTGACTTTTACACCTATCAAAATCCCCACAAAAAAGGGATCTACTGGGAACTGAAAGCCTCCGGTGTAAAGATCGTTTCTGTGGTTTACGATATACTCCCTCTAAAGAGACCCAAATGGTTTATTGATGGTATGAATGAATGGTTCCGGGAATACATAGAGACCTTAGCGGAAATATCGGATAAGATAATCTGTATATCTGAGTCTACAGCCAACGACCTTTCAGAATACTTAAAAAAGGAAAATTTGCTGAGAAGTAATTTAAAGATAACGAGTATTCACTTGGGTGCGGAAATCGAAAAGTTCGGCACCAGAGGGCTGCCGGATAACTGGGGAGATCTCGTTAAACTGCTTCAGTCTAAACCAAGTTTTTTGATGGTAGGAACCATAGAACCGAGAAAGGGACACAGACAGACTTTAAGTGCCTTCGAAATTCTATGGAGGGATGGATACGATGTAAATCTCGTGATTGTTGGGAAGGAGGGATGGTTAACTCAGGATGTCATAGAGAGGATTAAAAACCATCCAGAGCTAAACAGGAGACTTTTCTGGATCAACAACGCTTCGGACGAATTTCTTGACAAAATTTACAGAGCCTGCACAGCTCTGATTATGGCAAGCGAAGATGAAGGGTTTGGGTTACCCATCGTTGAAGCCGCTTACAGGGGATTGTCGATAATAGCGAGAGATATAAAGGTTTTCCGAGAGATAGCCCGAGACGGAGCGTATTACTTCAGCGGACTAAGACCGGAAGATTTGGCTGACGCCATAAAGTCTTGGATGGAGCTGTACAGGAAAGGAGAACACCCGAAGCCTGAAAAAGTTGAGGTTTTGAGCTGGAGAGAGGTTGCAAAAAAGTATCTGAAAGAAATTCTTGAAGATTCTTGA
- a CDS encoding class I SAM-dependent methyltransferase, whose amino-acid sequence MEKRQFMKMKEKLKRACFEFAVSNRYLYNLAKRILDSSPKLQKIKEFLIPKEFLIPAANLSNVFEPETSFQNSGRFFKKIKTCFNGGLPPENLDQDLAIINQRWNVNNEGYQIFSHRKILGPFLVRGRRLVHGEVRRYVDPIFHLQREFNASVVRILNRTTEDLRVLSSKNDAIEGKLNTVEEKISGTVRKDEFKEFKDKIMINHDKLQTDFYELKNSLTKNLEELSSTVESIKAKIDTAEEKISGTDIHTSDYYFLFEEKFRGSRELVKARLRRYIPYFKGCRRVLDIGCGRGEFLELCKEEGIESIGVDINEDMIKFCEGKFNVVKSDAIEYLKSLPDKYLDGVMISHFVEHLDPERLFELLSLCYSKMKYSSYIVIESPNPTSLYSLINFYIDPTHKKPVHPETLKFILEYLGFRDVKIEFFEECEELTKLAKIDSNTVSEEVIRVINENIEKLNRILFGPQDYAIIAKK is encoded by the coding sequence ATGGAAAAGAGACAGTTTATGAAGATGAAAGAAAAATTAAAAAGAGCTTGCTTTGAATTTGCTGTTTCGAACAGGTATCTTTATAATTTGGCAAAAAGAATTTTAGACAGTAGCCCTAAGCTTCAGAAAATAAAAGAGTTTTTAATTCCAAAAGAGTTCTTAATTCCAGCAGCTAATTTAAGCAATGTATTCGAACCTGAAACGAGTTTTCAGAATTCTGGGCGGTTTTTTAAAAAAATCAAGACGTGCTTCAATGGAGGACTTCCTCCTGAAAACTTGGATCAAGATTTGGCCATTATTAATCAACGTTGGAATGTAAATAATGAAGGATATCAAATCTTTTCTCACAGAAAAATTTTGGGGCCATTTCTTGTTCGGGGTAGGAGATTGGTTCATGGCGAAGTTAGGAGATACGTTGATCCAATCTTCCATCTGCAGAGAGAGTTCAACGCAAGTGTTGTGAGAATACTCAACAGAACGACAGAGGATCTAAGGGTGCTATCAAGCAAAAACGACGCGATCGAGGGTAAATTGAACACCGTTGAAGAGAAAATTTCGGGGACCGTAAGAAAAGATGAGTTCAAAGAATTCAAAGATAAAATTATGATTAATCACGATAAACTCCAAACGGACTTTTACGAGCTTAAAAATAGTTTGACAAAAAACCTTGAGGAATTATCGAGCACAGTTGAATCAATTAAAGCAAAAATTGACACCGCTGAAGAGAAAATTTCGGGGACCGACATTCACACTTCTGATTACTACTTTTTGTTTGAGGAAAAATTCAGAGGAAGTAGAGAGCTCGTGAAAGCTCGACTTAGAAGATATATTCCCTATTTTAAAGGTTGTAGAAGGGTGTTGGATATCGGATGTGGAAGAGGAGAATTTCTAGAGCTTTGTAAAGAAGAGGGAATAGAGTCAATTGGTGTAGATATCAATGAGGACATGATAAAATTCTGCGAGGGCAAGTTCAACGTGGTAAAATCCGACGCCATAGAATATCTAAAATCTCTTCCTGATAAATACTTAGACGGAGTCATGATATCACATTTTGTGGAGCATCTCGACCCCGAACGACTTTTTGAGCTTTTGAGTCTCTGTTACTCGAAAATGAAATACTCGAGTTACATTGTTATCGAGTCCCCCAACCCGACTTCACTCTACTCTCTCATAAACTTCTATATCGATCCCACCCATAAAAAACCAGTACATCCAGAGACTCTTAAGTTCATTCTCGAATACCTGGGGTTTAGAGACGTAAAAATCGAATTCTTCGAAGAGTGCGAAGAATTGACTAAACTTGCCAAAATTGATTCAAACACTGTGTCAGAGGAAGTTATCAGAGTTATCAACGAAAATATCGAGAAGTTAAACAGGATATTATTTGGTCCTCAGGATTATGCTATCATAGCCAAGAAATAA